Proteins from one Panicum virgatum strain AP13 chromosome 7K, P.virgatum_v5, whole genome shotgun sequence genomic window:
- the LOC120643171 gene encoding cationic peroxidase SPC4-like, translating to MATRDALLTTMVLLLAAVSVAAAAMAPMDIGDDLLVDLQLQQDPCPQVEDMVRSAVQAALRRNIQLTAGLLRIFFHDCFPQGCDASVLLAGERDVPPNGGSLQPEALRLIEDIRREVHAKCGGPKVSCADILALATRDAVVAAGLPFFPITRGRMDSRTPAPDVLRNLPSPSASVDELLDMFRRRRGLGDPADLVALSGGHTVGKASCGVIRGNDDFSRGLAANCSASRSRKQSLDVITPDALDNRYFVALRSGKGVLQSDQGLADHPSTRDIVRDYANDQQLFFRQFRASMMKLSQLKPPPAGSFEIRHDCSRPNNNARIDADAALLRASA from the exons ATGGCAACGAGGGATGCCCTGCTGACCACCATGGtcctgctgctcgccgccgtgtccgtggcagcagcagcaatggcgCCCATGGATATTGGCGATGATCTGTTGGTGGATCTCCAGCTGCAGCAAGACCCGTGCCCGCAGGTGGAGGACATGGTGCGCTCTGCCGTGCAGGCGGCGCTCCGCCGGAACATCCAGCTGACGGCCGGCCTCCTGCGCATCTTCTTCCACGACTGCTTCCCGCAG GGTTGCGACGCTTCGGTGCTTCTTGCCGGCGAGCGTGACGTTCCGCCCAACGGCGGGTCTCTGCAGCCGGAGGCGCTGCGGCTGATCGAGGACATCCGCAGGGAGGTGCACGCCAAGTGCGGCGGCCCCAAGGTGTCGTGCGCCGACATCCTCGCGCTCGCCACCAGggacgccgtcgtcgccgccggactGCCCTTCTTCCCCATCACCCGCGGCCGCATGGACAGCCGCACGCCCGCTCCCGACGTGCTCCGCAACCTCCCGTCGCCCTCCGCCTCGGTGGACGAGCTCCTGGACATgttccggcggcgcaggggcctcGGCGACCCCGCCGACCTGGTGGCCCTCTCCGGCGGGCACACCGTCGGCAAGGCGAGCTGCGGCGTGATCAGAGGGAACGACGACTTCTCCAGGGGCCTGGCGGCCAACTGCTCGGCCAGCCGGAGCCGGAAGCAGAGCCTGGACGTGATCACGCCGGACGCCCTGGACAACAGGTACTTCGTGGCGCTGCGGAGCGGCAAGGGGGTGCTGCAGTCGGACCAGGGGCTGGCCGACCACCCCAGCACCCGGGACATCGTAAGGGATTACgccaacgaccagcagctcttcttCAGGCAGTTCCGCGCCTCCATGATGAAGCTCAGCCAGctcaagccgccgccggcgggcagcTTTGAGATCCGACACGACTGCTCCAGGCCCAACAACAACGCCCGTATCGACGCCGATGCCGCCCTGCTTAGAGCCTCGGCATGA